Genomic DNA from Paenibacillus sp. KS-LC4:
CATACGCCGCTTCAATAACCGCCTCTTTGACACGATCTGCCACATGCGGATTAAATATGCTTGGAATGATGTAATATTCATTCAGCTCATCCTCGGTAACTACCGCAGCAATCGCCTCGGCGGCAGCCAGCTTCATCTCCTCTGTCACCCGCGACGCCCGGCAGTCCAATACACCGCGGAACAATCCGGGGAAGCATAGAACATTATTAATCTGATTCGGATAATCCGACCGCCCCGTCGCAATGACACGCACAAGGCCTTCCGCTTCCTCCGGCGTTATTTCCGGCGTTGGATTTGCCATTGCGAACACAATGGCATCCTTCGCCATTTTGCGGACATCATCCGCCTTAAGCACGCCCGGCCCCGATACGCCGATAAAAATATCTGCGCCCGCAATGACTTCACTCAGCTTGCCCTGCTCCCGGTTCGGATTCGTATGCTCCGCATACCAGCTCCACGCTTCATGCGCGTAGCTATTGCCAGCGACGAGCGCACCCTCACGATCAACTCCGATGATGTTCCGCACACCTGCCGCTAGCAAAATCTTCGTGCAGGCAATGCCTGCCGCCCCAACGCCGCAAAGCACAACCTTGCAATCTGCAAGCTGCTTGCCAGCAAGCTTGACTGCATTAATAAGACCTGCAAGCAGCACGACCGCTGTGCCATGCTGGTCATCGTGGAATACCGGAATGTCCAGCTCCTCAATGAGACGCCTCTCAATTTCGAAGCAGCGCGGCGACGATATATCTTCGAGATTAATGCCGCCGAAAGTAGGGGCAATGCGCTTAATGGTCGCAATTATTTCTTCCGTATCCTGTGTATCGAGGCAGATCGGGAAGGCATCGACTCCTGCGAGCTGCTTAAACAGCATCGCCTTGCCCTCCATGACTGGCATCGCCGCGAGCGGCCCGATGTTGCCAAGCCCTAATACGGCTGTTCCGTCCGATACGACGGCTATCGTATTTCTTTTTATCGTGAGCGAGTGTGCCCGCTTTGGGCTTTCATGTATAGCCATGCAAATATTCGCCACGCCCGGCGTGTACACCCGCGACAGATCATCGCGTGTTTTAATCGTCATTTTCGGTGTTACTTCGATTTTACCGCCAAGATGCATAAGGAAGGTCTGGTCTGACACCTGCAGCACCTTTACGCCTGGCGACTTATTTAATACGCTTACAATTAGTTCTTTGCGCTGCGTATCCGTAATATTGACCGTCACATCACGAATCGTCGATGCTTTGCTTGTCCCGCTTACGTCCACAGCTACTATGTCGCCGCCCGCCTCACCAATTGCCGTAGCAATCCGGCCGAAGGTTGACGTTTCCTTGTCCATCTCCAAACGCAATACGATATTCGTGCTTCCCGTTGCCGGCACCGCCATCCTGACCACACTCCCTTTGCAAACGCTTAAGCGCTTGCTTATTTGCCTTCATGATAACGGTTCCATGAAAACG
This window encodes:
- a CDS encoding NAD-dependent malic enzyme, coding for MAVPATGSTNIVLRLEMDKETSTFGRIATAIGEAGGDIVAVDVSGTSKASTIRDVTVNITDTQRKELIVSVLNKSPGVKVLQVSDQTFLMHLGGKIEVTPKMTIKTRDDLSRVYTPGVANICMAIHESPKRAHSLTIKRNTIAVVSDGTAVLGLGNIGPLAAMPVMEGKAMLFKQLAGVDAFPICLDTQDTEEIIATIKRIAPTFGGINLEDISSPRCFEIERRLIEELDIPVFHDDQHGTAVVLLAGLINAVKLAGKQLADCKVVLCGVGAAGIACTKILLAAGVRNIIGVDREGALVAGNSYAHEAWSWYAEHTNPNREQGKLSEVIAGADIFIGVSGPGVLKADDVRKMAKDAIVFAMANPTPEITPEEAEGLVRVIATGRSDYPNQINNVLCFPGLFRGVLDCRASRVTEEMKLAAAEAIAAVVTEDELNEYYIIPSIFNPHVADRVKEAVIEAAYASGVARRRERKL